The DNA segment TGAGACAGTTGAATCAGATTGGATGGATGCATAACCGTCTCCGCATGGCCGTAGCATCCTTTCTAACAAAGGATATGCTGATGGATTGGCGCAAAGGTGAGCGTTATTTTGAGGAGCAGTTAATCGACTACGAGCCGGCCTCAAATATTGGAGGGTGGCAGTGGGCATCTTCTACAGGTACAGATGCGGCACCGTACTTCCGCATTTTTAATCCGACCAGACAATCAGAACGCTTTGATCAAGATGGAGAGTTTATTCGAAAGTATGTCCCTGAATTAAAAGATGTACCGAAAAAATACATTCATTCACCTGAAAAGATGCCAGAGGATCTTCAGAAGGAAGTAGGCTGTGAAATTGGGAAGGACTACCCGCATCCTATCGTTGATCACAGTACCATGCGCAAGCGAGCACTCGAGCTTTATAAGGAGAAGGGCTAAACCCTATAGTCAGGCTCGTTGTCTGCTTGTTATAATAAGGTAAAAAGCGCTTCAGCCAGTAAGATTGCGAGGAATGCTATGACACAAACAACTTCTCACGTTTTTCGCCAGCCATTTCGCTCTCTAGAAGAGTTTGCCGAGATGATTAGTTATTATTTACATTGTCCAGTAACGATTGAAGATGCCAATCATCAGTTGCTTGCTTATAGTACACATGGAGATGGGGCGGATAAAGCACGCATCTCTACGATCATTTCAAGAAGAGTACCAGAGAGACTTATTAATCGTTTCTGGAAAGACGGCATCATTCCAGCATTAAATCAGACGAGAGAACCCGTTCGAGTACCTGAGATGAAGGAGTATGATCTTGGAAGCCGTGTAGCGGTCTCGATTTGGAAGCATCAAGAGGTGCTCGGGTACATCTGGGTATCTGATCATTTACAAAAGCTATCTGATACAGATCTCCTCCTGTTAAAGGAAGCGGCCGCAACGGCGAAGCAAGAGCTTCTTAAATTAAGCAGGCAACGCAAGCAAACGCATAAAAGCCGAACGGAATTGCTTTGGCAGTTAATAGTTGGAGATGAATCAGAGCACATTCAATCAGAACTTCATCTTGCGCAAATGCAGCCCGATGAACAAGTATTTGTAAGCTTATTTGTATTTGACGAACAGGACGAGGAAGCGAGGCGTCATATTGACTACATGCTTCAGGCTTCTTATCAGGATACGATTCCTCTGTTTCTTTGGGATGAACATCAGCTTGTCTGTTTAGTGAGGGCAGCAGACGTGCAATCGAGACACTACTTTCTAAAAAAGTTAACAGGGCAGCTTCAGGAGCGGTTTGTCATTAAACAGAAGGAGAGCTGTTCCGGGTCTTATGTAACAGGCTTTGATCACATTTCAGAAAGCTACCAGGAAGCAAAACGAGTTCTTTCTTTAAAGAAGAGGTATCCGGAAGAGCTTGATACGGCTCACACCTTCTCAGATTTAGGTGTGTTTAAATACATTGATCAGATTCCACAAGGAACAAAGGTGCATCCAGGCATCGAACGTATTGTGGAATATGACAAAAAGCAAGGCACCCAACTTTATGAAACGTTGATTCTCTTTTTAAAGAAAGATGGTAATGCGAATGAAGTAGCTAAGCAGCTGCATGTACACGTAAACACGCTAACCTATCGAATCAAACGCCTTGAGAGCATTGGGCGCTTTTTGTTAAAAGACCCTGCACAGCGAATGGGGCTGTATCTAGATCTGCTCCTCTCAAGAAAGTAACATAAATCCTTTTTGTGAAAATCAACAAAGGGAGGCCGTTGTTTTCTTCATATCCCACGATGTCAGATTGTCCGGCTCTTTACTATACTAAAAAAAGGGAATAGTAGAGAGTGAAGGAGGAGTCAATATGATTATTGCGGTACCGAAGGAAGTAAAGAATAACGAAAACCGAGTAGCGATCACACCTGCTGGGGTATCTACACTGGTCAATGGCGGACACGAATTATTTATCGAAGCGGGAGCAGGTGAGGGCAGCGGCTTCACTGATCACGAGTATAAGACAGCCGGTGCAACGATCATGGCGACGCCTGAGGAAACATGGCAGGTAGCCGAGATGATTCTGAAGGTGAAGGAGCCGCTTGAATCGGAGTACGGTTACTTCCGCCAAGGACTGATTTTATTTACGTATCTTCATCTTGCAGCGGAGCCGAAGCTTGCCAAGGCACTGGCTGAAAGTGGTGTGACGGCCATTGCGTATGAAACGGTTGAGGTGAACCGGACGCTTCCATTACTCACACCGATGAGTGAAGTAGCAGGACGCATGGCCACTCAGATTGGAGCACAATTCTTGGAAAAACCTAAAGGAGGGAAGGGCATTCTTTTAGGTGGCGTACCAGGTGTAAAGCGTGGGAAGGTAGCTATTATTGGAGCAGGTGTCGTTGGAACAAATGCAGCTAAGATTGCGGTTGGACTTGGTGCGGATGTCACGATGCTTGATCTGAGTGCAGAGCGCCTTCGTCAAATCGACGACCAATTCGGAAGAGATGTACAGACGATTATGTCCAATCCAATGAACATTGCAGACGCGGTCCGAGAGGCAGATCTTGTGGTTGGCG comes from the Alkalihalobacillus sp. FSL W8-0930 genome and includes:
- a CDS encoding helix-turn-helix domain-containing protein; protein product: MTQTTSHVFRQPFRSLEEFAEMISYYLHCPVTIEDANHQLLAYSTHGDGADKARISTIISRRVPERLINRFWKDGIIPALNQTREPVRVPEMKEYDLGSRVAVSIWKHQEVLGYIWVSDHLQKLSDTDLLLLKEAAATAKQELLKLSRQRKQTHKSRTELLWQLIVGDESEHIQSELHLAQMQPDEQVFVSLFVFDEQDEEARRHIDYMLQASYQDTIPLFLWDEHQLVCLVRAADVQSRHYFLKKLTGQLQERFVIKQKESCSGSYVTGFDHISESYQEAKRVLSLKKRYPEELDTAHTFSDLGVFKYIDQIPQGTKVHPGIERIVEYDKKQGTQLYETLILFLKKDGNANEVAKQLHVHVNTLTYRIKRLESIGRFLLKDPAQRMGLYLDLLLSRK
- the ald gene encoding alanine dehydrogenase gives rise to the protein MIIAVPKEVKNNENRVAITPAGVSTLVNGGHELFIEAGAGEGSGFTDHEYKTAGATIMATPEETWQVAEMILKVKEPLESEYGYFRQGLILFTYLHLAAEPKLAKALAESGVTAIAYETVEVNRTLPLLTPMSEVAGRMATQIGAQFLEKPKGGKGILLGGVPGVKRGKVAIIGAGVVGTNAAKIAVGLGADVTMLDLSAERLRQIDDQFGRDVQTIMSNPMNIADAVREADLVVGAVLIPGAKAPKLVTEEMIKSMKPGSVVVDVAVDQGGIIETADKITTHDDPTYTKHDVIHYAVANMPGAVPRTSTIALTNVTIPYAKQIADKGVKQALTDNPSLALGLNVANGQITYEAVARDLGYTYATVEEALGE